Proteins found in one Paenibacillus sp. FSL R10-2782 genomic segment:
- the nspC gene encoding carboxynorspermidine decarboxylase encodes MNIDISGLPSPCYLVDERLLVKNLEVLNSVQERTGCKILLALKGFSMFSTFPLVGKYLKGVTSSSLFEARLGREKMDKEVHVYAPAYVDSEFDELLEYVDHIVFNSFDQLKRFKSKVQGVTSKKIDIGIRVNPEYSEIETPLYDPCYNNSRMGVTLANFRPEDLDGVDGIHFHTMCEQNSDTLERTIKVVDEKFGPYIKQMKWLNFGGGHHITREDYDLDTLVRCIQYFQDKYGVQVYLEPGEAIALNTGYLVATVLDTMKNGMDIAILDTSAECHMPDVLAMPYRPNIIDAGKPGEYAYTYRLGGLTCLAGDVIGDYSFKEPLKPGDKLVFCDMAHYTMVKNHMFNGVNLPAIASYNDEEGIKVIRQFSYEDFSSRLS; translated from the coding sequence ATGAATATTGATATTAGCGGACTTCCATCACCTTGTTACCTTGTTGACGAAAGACTTCTTGTGAAAAACCTTGAGGTTTTAAATTCTGTTCAAGAGCGAACAGGCTGCAAAATTTTGCTTGCTCTTAAGGGATTTTCGATGTTTTCGACATTTCCTCTGGTTGGTAAATATTTAAAAGGCGTAACTTCCAGTTCATTGTTTGAGGCGAGACTGGGTCGCGAAAAAATGGACAAGGAGGTTCACGTATACGCACCAGCTTATGTTGACAGTGAATTTGACGAGCTGCTGGAGTATGTTGACCACATCGTTTTCAACTCCTTCGATCAATTGAAACGGTTCAAAAGTAAGGTGCAAGGCGTGACTTCCAAAAAGATAGACATTGGAATTCGGGTGAATCCGGAATATTCGGAAATCGAAACTCCGCTGTATGATCCTTGCTACAACAACTCCAGAATGGGTGTGACCTTGGCTAACTTTAGACCTGAGGATCTGGATGGCGTGGATGGTATTCATTTTCATACGATGTGTGAACAGAATTCCGACACGCTGGAGCGCACCATTAAAGTCGTGGATGAGAAGTTCGGGCCATACATTAAGCAAATGAAATGGCTTAATTTTGGCGGCGGTCATCATATCACCAGAGAAGACTATGATCTGGACACGCTGGTACGCTGCATCCAATATTTTCAGGATAAATATGGTGTACAGGTTTACCTGGAGCCGGGCGAAGCTATCGCTTTGAATACCGGTTATCTGGTTGCTACAGTCCTGGATACGATGAAAAACGGAATGGATATTGCGATTCTGGATACTTCGGCTGAATGTCATATGCCTGATGTACTGGCTATGCCTTATCGTCCGAATATCATTGATGCAGGCAAGCCTGGTGAGTATGCGTACACCTACAGACTCGGTGGCCTTACTTGCCTAGCAGGAGATGTGATTGGCGACTATTCCTTTAAAGAGCCATTGAAGCCGGGAGACAAGCTTGTATTCTGCGACATGGCCCATTACACGATGGTCAAAAACCACATGTTTAACGGAGTCAACCTGCCAGCCATCGCCAGCTACAATGACGAAGAAGGCATTAAGGTAATCCGTCAATTCTCCTACGAGGACTTTAGCTCGCGTTTGTCGTAA
- a CDS encoding saccharopine dehydrogenase family protein gives MGKALIIGAGGVASVVVHKCCQNPDVFEEICIASRTVEKCDALKEKLGGGRTKIQTAQLDADNTDMVIDLIRSFQPDVVINVALPYQDLTIMDACLETGVHYVDTANYEPPDTPKFEYSWQWAYKERFEKAGITALLGSGFDPGVTGVFTAYAQKHYFDEIHTIDIVDANAGDHGYPFATNFNPEINIREITAKGRYFENGEWIETEPLSEKKVYDLPEIGPKNIYLLYHEELESLAVNIKGVKKIRFWMTFSDNYLNHLNVLQNVGMTSIEPIDYEGQQIIPLQFLKAILPDPASLGPRTKGKTNIGCIIQGVKDGKPKTYYVYNVCDHEECYAEVGSQAISYTTGVPAMIGAMLIIKGIWKKPGVYNVEEFDPDPFMEALNKHGLPWQESFTPTLLD, from the coding sequence TTGGGAAAAGCATTGATTATTGGCGCCGGTGGCGTGGCCAGCGTTGTGGTGCATAAATGTTGCCAAAACCCAGATGTATTTGAAGAAATTTGTATCGCGAGCAGAACTGTTGAGAAATGCGATGCGCTTAAAGAAAAGCTGGGTGGAGGCCGTACGAAGATACAAACGGCTCAGCTGGATGCTGACAACACCGACATGGTCATTGACCTGATTCGAAGCTTTCAACCGGATGTAGTTATCAATGTGGCTCTCCCTTATCAGGATTTGACGATTATGGATGCTTGCCTTGAGACAGGCGTTCATTACGTTGATACGGCGAATTATGAACCGCCGGATACGCCGAAGTTTGAATACAGCTGGCAATGGGCCTACAAAGAAAGATTTGAAAAAGCGGGCATTACAGCTCTGCTGGGCAGCGGTTTTGATCCAGGCGTGACTGGAGTATTTACGGCTTATGCTCAAAAGCATTATTTTGATGAAATTCATACAATTGATATTGTAGATGCGAATGCAGGGGACCACGGATACCCTTTTGCCACTAACTTTAATCCGGAAATTAATATTCGGGAAATTACGGCGAAGGGCCGTTACTTTGAAAATGGAGAGTGGATTGAAACTGAGCCCCTTTCCGAGAAAAAGGTATACGACCTTCCTGAAATCGGACCGAAAAATATATATCTTTTGTACCATGAAGAACTGGAATCTCTTGCAGTGAACATTAAAGGTGTGAAAAAAATCCGTTTCTGGATGACTTTCTCGGACAATTACCTGAATCATTTGAACGTGCTTCAAAACGTAGGCATGACTTCCATTGAGCCTATTGATTACGAAGGACAGCAAATCATTCCATTGCAATTCCTGAAAGCCATTTTGCCAGACCCGGCTTCCCTGGGACCTAGAACCAAGGGTAAAACGAACATTGGATGTATCATCCAAGGCGTTAAAGACGGAAAACCGAAAACGTATTATGTATACAATGTGTGTGATCATGAGGAATGTTATGCAGAGGTTGGCTCTCAAGCCATTTCCTACACGACAGGCGTTCCTGCCATGATTGGCGCAATGCTTATCATTAAAGGCATCTGGAAAAAACCAGGCGTATACAACGTTGAGGAATTTGATCCAGATCCATTCATGGAAGCACTGAATAAACACGGATTGCCATGGCAAGAGAGCTTCACGCCAACGTTGCTTGATTGA
- the tkt gene encoding transketolase, whose translation MRFDQQDLQAVMAIRALSLDAIDEANSGHPGLPLGAAPMAYALWSQALLVNPKNSRWENRDRFVLSAGHGSMLLYSLLHLSGFNVTIDDLKKFRQLGSRTPGHPEVGHTDGVEATTGPLGQGVAMAVGMALAERHLAGLYNKESFPIVDHYTYCLCGDGDLMEGVANEAISHAGHEQLDKLIMLYDSNDISLDGELSHSFSENIKQRFESSGWQHILVTEGNDLTEITAAIDLARENHTQPTIIEVKTVIGYGSPHAGTHKVHGSPLGEAGTAAAKLSYQWGLPAFTVSEEVYTLFREKVAARGAKAEAEWQALMVNYTESYPELAKQFHDSFTNTLPVDWGKPLADYEASSSKAGRDTGSDILNLIAQRIPYFFGGSADLASSNKTLIAGDERFSKTAPAARNIWFGVREFAMAAEMNGIALHGGLKIYGGTFFVFSDYLKAAIRLAAIQQLPVIYVLTHDSIIVGEDGPTHEPIEQLAGLRAMPNLNVIRPADGNEVIAAWHVAISSVSTPTALVLTRQALPILAGSSEKALEGVKKGGYVLAPAFKEVPDLLLIASGSEVRLAVEAQSILENEGISASVVSLPNTSVFDQQDEAYKERVLPKAIRARVGIEMGASFGWERYIGLDGKMLAIDRFGASGKGTEVVEAFGFNAPNIVALAKEVLAELRK comes from the coding sequence ATGAGATTTGACCAGCAAGACCTTCAAGCCGTTATGGCCATCCGAGCATTATCTTTAGACGCGATTGATGAAGCAAACTCCGGGCATCCCGGATTACCTTTAGGAGCAGCACCTATGGCTTATGCTCTTTGGTCACAGGCATTACTTGTAAATCCCAAAAATTCGCGATGGGAAAATCGGGATCGGTTCGTTCTGTCTGCTGGCCATGGATCCATGCTCCTTTACAGTTTGCTTCACTTATCCGGTTTTAATGTGACGATTGACGATTTGAAGAAATTTCGCCAGCTAGGTTCCCGAACGCCCGGGCATCCAGAAGTCGGACACACCGACGGTGTGGAAGCGACGACGGGACCCTTGGGACAAGGGGTGGCGATGGCTGTTGGCATGGCATTGGCAGAACGGCATTTAGCAGGTTTATATAATAAGGAGTCATTTCCGATTGTGGATCACTACACATATTGTTTGTGCGGAGATGGTGATTTAATGGAGGGCGTGGCTAATGAAGCGATCTCTCATGCCGGCCATGAGCAATTGGATAAATTAATCATGCTATACGATTCCAATGACATATCGCTGGATGGAGAACTGAGTCACTCTTTCTCAGAAAATATAAAACAGCGGTTTGAATCCAGTGGGTGGCAACATATCCTGGTTACAGAGGGCAATGATCTTACCGAGATTACTGCAGCGATTGACTTGGCACGAGAAAATCATACACAACCTACAATTATTGAAGTGAAGACTGTGATCGGGTATGGCTCACCGCATGCCGGTACGCATAAAGTTCATGGTTCACCTCTGGGAGAAGCAGGAACGGCTGCGGCAAAATTGAGCTATCAATGGGGACTACCGGCTTTTACCGTATCAGAGGAAGTATATACCCTTTTTCGTGAAAAAGTAGCAGCTCGTGGTGCCAAAGCCGAGGCTGAATGGCAGGCTCTAATGGTGAATTATACGGAAAGTTATCCAGAACTGGCTAAACAGTTTCATGACAGCTTTACCAATACACTGCCCGTAGATTGGGGAAAACCATTGGCTGATTACGAAGCAAGCTCAAGTAAAGCAGGACGAGATACCGGCAGTGACATCTTGAACTTGATTGCACAGCGGATCCCTTATTTCTTTGGAGGTTCAGCTGACTTAGCGAGCTCCAATAAGACATTAATTGCAGGAGATGAACGTTTTTCTAAAACAGCCCCAGCAGCACGTAACATTTGGTTTGGTGTACGTGAATTTGCGATGGCAGCTGAAATGAATGGCATAGCACTGCACGGTGGGTTAAAGATTTATGGAGGAACTTTCTTTGTATTTTCCGATTATTTAAAAGCAGCTATACGCTTGGCGGCCATTCAGCAACTTCCGGTGATTTACGTACTAACCCATGACTCTATTATCGTAGGAGAAGACGGACCTACCCATGAGCCGATTGAGCAACTGGCAGGATTGCGTGCGATGCCGAATTTAAATGTAATCCGTCCCGCAGACGGCAATGAAGTGATCGCTGCCTGGCATGTGGCGATCTCATCAGTTTCAACACCGACAGCACTTGTCCTTACACGTCAGGCTCTGCCGATCCTTGCAGGCAGCTCTGAAAAGGCGTTGGAAGGTGTGAAAAAAGGCGGATATGTTTTAGCGCCTGCTTTCAAAGAAGTACCAGATTTGCTGTTAATCGCAAGTGGTTCAGAGGTGAGGCTGGCTGTCGAAGCACAGAGTATCTTGGAAAACGAAGGCATTTCAGCATCTGTCGTAAGCTTGCCGAACACATCTGTTTTTGATCAGCAGGACGAAGCTTACAAAGAAAGAGTCTTGCCCAAAGCAATACGTGCCCGCGTTGGCATTGAAATGGGGGCAAGCTTTGGCTGGGAACGCTATATCGGACTGGACGGAAAGATGTTAGCCATTGATCGTTTTGGCGCATCCGGTAAAGGAACCGAAGTTGTAGAAGCCTTTGGCTTTAACGCACCCAATATTGTTGCTTTAGCGAAAGAGGTACTTGCTGAATTAAGGAAATGA
- a CDS encoding YjcZ family sporulation protein: protein MGEVGYGGAWTSTGAILVLFILLVIITKSFMI, encoded by the coding sequence ATGGGTGAAGTTGGTTACGGTGGAGCATGGACATCCACAGGCGCAATTCTGGTATTGTTTATTTTATTGGTTATTATTACTAAATCTTTTATGATCTAA
- a CDS encoding PTS ascorbate transporter subunit IIC encodes MNKALNILINVLSEPSVLVALIALVGLLAQRKNLSDILKGTTKTFVGFLVISAGAGVLQQALAPFGDMFKAAFHVSGIVPNNEAIVAIAVSKYGSSTALIMFFGMIVNLLIARFTRFKYIFLTGHITLYMSCMIAIILSVSGFTSVSLILFGALTVGIFMSLSPAVVQPFVRKLTGNDNVALGHSGAVGFAIGGLVGMAVKGKKDIVSTEQINFPKGLGFLRDSTVSIALTMAVFYIIVALFAGPAYVESHLSNGKNYILFALLQAGLFSAGVFIILSGVRLVLAEIVPAFKGISSKIVPNSKPALDVPIVYTYAPNAVLIGFFSSFVGGIVSMLILVLSGGTVILPGVVPHFFTGAAAGVFGNTMGGVRGAILGAFVNGVLISFMPILLIPVLGDLGLANATFSDSDFGVVGLFLSGLNQMGGKTITMIGIGVVLLIMILVSLKKPKSSAQ; translated from the coding sequence ATGAATAAAGCTTTGAATATACTGATTAACGTTTTGAGTGAGCCTTCTGTGCTAGTTGCGTTGATTGCTTTGGTAGGGTTGCTGGCTCAGCGGAAAAATCTCTCGGATATCCTGAAGGGAACGACCAAAACGTTTGTAGGATTTCTTGTCATCAGCGCAGGCGCAGGTGTTTTGCAGCAAGCTCTTGCCCCTTTTGGCGATATGTTTAAAGCAGCGTTTCATGTAAGCGGTATCGTTCCAAATAATGAAGCTATTGTGGCTATTGCCGTGAGTAAGTATGGTTCCTCCACCGCATTGATTATGTTTTTTGGTATGATTGTGAACCTGTTGATTGCTCGTTTTACACGATTTAAGTACATTTTTTTAACAGGTCATATTACGCTATATATGTCATGTATGATTGCTATCATTTTATCAGTGAGTGGTTTCACATCCGTCTCCCTTATCCTTTTTGGAGCGCTGACTGTAGGTATTTTCATGTCGCTTTCTCCAGCCGTTGTGCAGCCATTTGTCCGTAAATTAACGGGCAATGACAATGTGGCTTTGGGGCATTCTGGCGCGGTCGGCTTTGCTATTGGCGGGCTGGTAGGTATGGCAGTGAAAGGCAAGAAAGACATTGTATCCACTGAACAAATCAATTTCCCTAAAGGACTCGGCTTTCTGCGGGACAGTACGGTCAGTATTGCGTTAACGATGGCGGTCTTCTACATCATTGTAGCCCTTTTTGCAGGTCCGGCTTATGTCGAAAGTCACTTGAGTAACGGGAAAAACTATATTTTATTTGCGCTACTTCAGGCAGGGTTGTTTTCTGCAGGCGTGTTTATCATCTTGTCGGGTGTACGTCTGGTCTTGGCTGAAATTGTACCGGCATTTAAAGGGATTTCCTCGAAAATTGTACCGAATTCCAAACCGGCGCTGGATGTCCCTATTGTTTATACCTATGCTCCGAACGCGGTACTGATAGGCTTTTTCTCCAGTTTTGTGGGGGGGATTGTCAGCATGCTCATTCTGGTTTTATCCGGCGGGACTGTTATTTTACCTGGGGTTGTCCCGCACTTCTTCACAGGAGCAGCAGCAGGAGTGTTTGGAAATACCATGGGCGGTGTGCGTGGCGCCATTTTAGGCGCATTTGTGAACGGAGTGCTCATCAGTTTCATGCCCATTCTATTAATACCTGTTTTAGGGGATCTCGGGTTAGCCAACGCAACCTTCTCCGATTCCGACTTTGGTGTAGTGGGGCTGTTCTTGAGCGGGCTAAACCAGATGGGTGGAAAAACGATAACGATGATCGGGATCGGTGTGGTGCTGCTCATTATGATTTTGGTAAGCCTGAAAAAGCCGAAAAGCAGTGCGCAATAA
- a CDS encoding SMI1/KNR4 family protein, protein MDKKADIRTSMKELFAHMDEAFFMDLVENVPFEMRDGNADEEGWIKWKPLPSQITEQEVRDLEETYHFELPPLLRSFIMSYHYVALQFDNEFIPGIYWSDCAFIEFPRLPVGQGLKGFHDLLREWSPLLSAGYIPFAIAEDDQGPVCLNAGSRHKDGDYPVVWFFHEDLKHLDADELRIRDNLIPHVQGLFPSSVEMFNVMFKQIRH, encoded by the coding sequence ATGGACAAGAAGGCGGATATTCGCACATCCATGAAGGAGTTATTTGCACATATGGATGAGGCTTTTTTTATGGACTTGGTAGAAAATGTACCCTTCGAGATGCGTGACGGCAATGCCGATGAGGAAGGCTGGATCAAGTGGAAGCCTCTTCCTTCGCAGATCACAGAGCAGGAGGTTCGGGATCTTGAGGAAACCTATCATTTCGAGCTTCCTCCCTTGCTGAGAAGTTTCATCATGTCCTATCATTATGTGGCTTTGCAATTCGATAACGAATTCATTCCTGGAATATACTGGAGCGATTGTGCCTTTATTGAGTTTCCGCGACTGCCTGTGGGTCAAGGCTTGAAGGGATTTCACGATTTGCTCCGCGAATGGTCGCCCTTGCTATCGGCAGGCTATATTCCCTTTGCAATTGCAGAGGACGACCAGGGTCCCGTTTGTCTGAATGCAGGAAGCAGACATAAGGATGGGGACTATCCTGTCGTATGGTTCTTTCATGAGGATTTGAAGCATCTGGACGCGGATGAGTTGCGCATCAGGGATAACCTGATTCCCCATGTACAAGGGCTGTTTCCCTCTTCTGTCGAGATGTTTAACGTGATGTTTAAGCAGATCAGGCACTAA
- the htpG gene encoding molecular chaperone HtpG, giving the protein MEKKQFQAESKRLLEMMINSIYTQKEIFLRELISNASDAIDKIYYKALTDDQLVFDKENYYIKVTADKENRTLTLRDTGIGMTKEELENNLGVIAKSGSLAFKNENESKDGHDIIGQFGVGFYSAFMVADVVTVTTKALGSDTAYKWESTGADGYTIEPAEKDEVGSVIVLKIKENTEDESYDEYLDEYRLKALIKKYSDFIRYPIKMDVTGKRLKEGSDNEFEDYEEEQHINSMVPIWRKNKSELTDEDYQNFYAEKRYGYDKPLQHIHVSADGAVVYQAILFIPENIPFDFYSKEYEKGLELYANGVLIMEKSPDLLPDYFSFVKGMVDSESLSLNISREMLQHDRQLKLIAKNIESKIKGQLLTLLKNDREKYDQFYKSFGRQLKFGVYNNYGSHKETLQDLLMFYSSTEKKQVTLDEYVSRMPEDQKYIYYASGESNERIEKLPQTEMVADKGYEILYFTDDIDEFAIKMLISYKEKEFKSVSSGDLGIEADENEKETEAEQNDNKELFEYMKGLLEGKVSSVKASKRLKTHPVCLSADGEVTIEMEKILNAMPNNADVKANKVLEININHAVFNSLKEAFAEDKEKVNLYTALLYNQALLIEGLPLQDPVEFTNDICKIMV; this is encoded by the coding sequence ATGGAGAAAAAACAGTTTCAGGCTGAGTCCAAGCGTCTGCTCGAAATGATGATTAACTCGATTTACACGCAAAAGGAAATTTTTCTAAGAGAGCTGATCTCCAACGCAAGTGATGCAATTGACAAAATTTATTACAAAGCGTTGACGGATGATCAACTGGTCTTTGACAAAGAAAATTACTATATCAAAGTAACAGCCGACAAGGAGAACAGAACGCTCACTCTTCGTGATACCGGGATTGGTATGACCAAGGAAGAACTGGAAAACAATCTGGGTGTCATTGCTAAAAGCGGCTCGCTGGCGTTCAAAAATGAAAATGAATCCAAGGATGGACATGACATCATTGGACAATTCGGGGTCGGTTTCTATTCGGCATTTATGGTTGCGGATGTTGTTACAGTGACTACAAAGGCACTGGGCAGCGATACCGCTTATAAGTGGGAATCCACAGGTGCAGATGGATATACCATTGAACCGGCTGAAAAAGACGAGGTCGGATCTGTGATTGTTTTGAAAATCAAAGAAAACACCGAGGATGAGTCCTACGACGAATATTTGGACGAGTATCGTTTAAAAGCACTGATCAAGAAATACTCCGACTTTATCCGTTATCCGATCAAGATGGATGTTACAGGCAAACGTTTGAAAGAGGGCAGTGACAACGAGTTCGAAGATTACGAAGAAGAACAGCATATTAACAGTATGGTTCCTATCTGGAGAAAGAACAAAAGCGAGCTGACCGACGAGGATTATCAAAATTTTTATGCGGAAAAACGCTATGGCTACGACAAGCCACTCCAGCATATCCATGTCAGCGCGGACGGCGCGGTGGTGTACCAGGCTATTTTGTTTATTCCAGAAAATATCCCGTTTGATTTCTATTCCAAGGAGTATGAAAAAGGACTGGAGCTGTACGCTAACGGCGTGCTGATTATGGAAAAATCGCCTGACCTGCTGCCGGATTATTTCAGCTTTGTCAAAGGTATGGTGGACTCCGAAAGCTTATCGCTGAACATTTCCAGAGAAATGTTGCAGCATGACCGCCAGTTGAAGCTGATTGCCAAAAATATCGAAAGCAAAATCAAAGGCCAACTGCTGACCCTGCTCAAAAATGACCGGGAAAAGTACGATCAATTCTACAAATCATTTGGCAGACAATTGAAATTTGGTGTCTACAACAATTATGGCAGCCATAAAGAAACACTTCAGGACCTGCTGATGTTCTACTCTTCTACGGAGAAAAAGCAGGTTACACTGGACGAATATGTATCTCGTATGCCTGAGGATCAGAAGTATATTTACTATGCTTCCGGAGAGTCCAACGAGCGTATTGAGAAGCTGCCGCAGACCGAAATGGTGGCTGACAAGGGCTACGAAATTCTGTACTTCACCGATGATATTGATGAGTTCGCTATTAAAATGCTCATAAGCTACAAGGAGAAAGAATTCAAATCCGTATCCAGTGGCGATCTGGGCATTGAGGCTGACGAGAATGAGAAGGAAACAGAAGCGGAACAAAACGACAACAAAGAGCTGTTCGAGTACATGAAGGGCTTGCTGGAAGGCAAGGTATCCAGTGTTAAAGCCTCCAAGCGCTTGAAGACGCATCCGGTGTGTCTGTCCGCAGACGGCGAAGTGACGATTGAAATGGAGAAAATCTTAAATGCCATGCCGAACAACGCCGATGTCAAAGCGAATAAAGTGCTGGAAATCAACATCAACCATGCGGTGTTCAACTCTTTGAAAGAGGCTTTTGCCGAGGACAAGGAGAAGGTCAATCTCTATACGGCATTGCTGTATAATCAAGCTCTATTGATCGAAGGCTTGCCACTGCAAGACCCGGTTGAATTCACCAACGATATTTGCAAAATCATGGTTTAA
- a CDS encoding helix-turn-helix transcriptional regulator — MDDKEVLKLVGARIRALRKEKGLSQESLGEKDGFHFSYIGQIERGEKNVSLLNIAKIADALDVNLIQLFAYVNEEIKVTKHEAELNEILTLLRKSNPQKIKLAKNIVKEILNNE; from the coding sequence ATGGACGATAAAGAAGTTCTCAAATTAGTGGGTGCTAGGATACGTGCTTTGCGAAAAGAAAAGGGCTTGTCTCAGGAATCGCTTGGAGAAAAAGATGGATTTCATTTTTCATACATAGGGCAGATTGAACGTGGGGAAAAGAACGTATCGTTATTGAATATAGCTAAAATTGCAGATGCACTGGATGTTAATTTGATTCAGCTTTTTGCTTATGTAAATGAGGAAATTAAGGTTACAAAGCATGAAGCCGAACTAAATGAAATACTAACATTGCTTAGAAAGTCAAACCCTCAAAAAATTAAGCTAGCGAAAAATATTGTTAAAGAGATTTTAAACAATGAATAA
- a CDS encoding phosphodiester glycosidase family protein — MKKITALVILFLLILVTPIYAAAPVPMLVYVDQSNHSFIPLRLLNSYEGVTINKTTKDKKIEIAQGDTRLTLFAGQSVAKANDQTIRLQKAPFTDNGSTYVPLKFISQHLNLQVSWQKEASSVHISQGTASVSLPVLTGKLPGSTTPITKAHKSFKVGSRTFSAKVVTISMLHPKVSLDVALAGNSIGKVENLSGLAKRNQAVVAINGTYFDAYTKNSYKTPYGYLASHGKLLKKSSGDQRTVFTYDANHLAELVSGPAFEQRLSQGNVEGALQAGPRLVTNGKVSLNIKAEGFKDPKILTGGGARSALGITRDHKLILLTTSGATIPQLAQIMKQAGAYQAMNLDGGASSGLYYNGSYLTTPGRQISNAIIVKYQ; from the coding sequence ATGAAAAAAATTACCGCACTTGTTATCTTGTTCCTGCTGATCCTTGTAACCCCGATCTATGCTGCTGCACCAGTACCCATGCTGGTTTATGTGGATCAGAGTAACCATTCTTTTATCCCACTCCGTCTCCTGAACAGCTATGAAGGGGTCACCATCAACAAGACGACTAAGGACAAAAAGATTGAGATTGCCCAGGGCGATACCCGGCTCACGTTATTTGCAGGACAGTCTGTGGCCAAAGCTAATGATCAAACGATCCGTTTGCAAAAGGCTCCTTTTACCGATAATGGTTCCACCTACGTTCCCCTGAAGTTCATCAGTCAGCATCTAAACCTGCAAGTCTCATGGCAAAAGGAAGCCTCATCGGTACATATCAGTCAAGGCACAGCGTCTGTCTCGCTTCCGGTACTCACAGGCAAGCTGCCCGGCAGTACCACACCGATCACGAAGGCTCATAAAAGCTTCAAGGTCGGATCACGCACCTTCTCCGCTAAGGTGGTCACCATCTCCATGCTTCATCCCAAGGTGAGTCTGGACGTGGCGCTGGCAGGGAATAGCATCGGCAAGGTGGAGAACTTAAGCGGTCTCGCCAAACGCAATCAAGCGGTTGTAGCTATCAACGGTACCTACTTTGACGCCTATACCAAAAACTCCTACAAAACGCCTTATGGCTACCTGGCCAGCCACGGGAAATTGTTGAAAAAAAGCTCTGGCGACCAACGAACCGTCTTCACGTACGATGCTAACCATTTGGCCGAGCTGGTTTCAGGTCCTGCCTTTGAGCAGCGTTTAAGCCAAGGCAACGTCGAAGGCGCCCTTCAAGCCGGACCTCGTTTAGTGACGAACGGAAAGGTTTCCCTGAATATAAAAGCCGAAGGCTTCAAGGACCCTAAAATATTAACAGGCGGCGGGGCCAGAAGCGCCCTCGGGATTACACGGGATCATAAGCTAATTCTCCTGACCACAAGCGGAGCCACTATTCCACAGCTTGCTCAAATCATGAAGCAGGCTGGTGCTTATCAGGCCATGAATTTGGATGGCGGTGCTTCCAGTGGGCTGTATTACAACGGTTCCTATCTCACCACACCCGGCCGCCAGATCAGCAATGCAATAATTGTAAAATATCAATAG
- a CDS encoding PTS sugar transporter subunit IIB, with amino-acid sequence MKILTVCGSGLGTSFMVEMNIKQLLNEMGVEGVEVDHSDLGSATPGSADVFFLARDIAEGGASLGDVVVLENIIDLEELRTKLTAVLQDKNLL; translated from the coding sequence ATGAAAATTTTAACAGTTTGTGGTTCTGGTCTGGGAACAAGCTTTATGGTGGAAATGAATATTAAGCAGCTATTGAATGAGATGGGCGTAGAGGGTGTGGAAGTAGATCATTCCGATCTGGGTTCCGCTACGCCTGGGAGCGCAGATGTGTTTTTTCTTGCCAGAGACATTGCTGAAGGCGGAGCGAGCCTGGGTGATGTGGTCGTTCTGGAAAACATTATCGATCTTGAGGAATTACGCACAAAACTAACAGCAGTCTTACAAGATAAAAATCTATTGTAA
- a CDS encoding GNAT family N-acetyltransferase: MNELEFSQVYAIMEASFPETECRIFASQKALLTHPSYRLITEKDEQGHTIAFLAGWEFTHFRFVEHIAVDQAIRGGGLGKKLMSRFISQSDKLVVLEVEPPEDEWTRRRIGFYERLGFHLNDFEYVQPPLRAGQTDLRLQIMSYPYALTEQDFAPFRQILYTEVYGLE; this comes from the coding sequence ATGAATGAACTTGAATTCTCACAAGTGTATGCGATTATGGAAGCCTCTTTTCCTGAAACGGAATGTAGAATCTTTGCGTCGCAAAAGGCTCTGCTTACTCATCCTTCTTATCGCTTAATCACTGAAAAGGATGAGCAAGGGCATACGATCGCTTTTCTGGCAGGCTGGGAATTTACACATTTTCGGTTTGTAGAGCATATTGCGGTAGATCAGGCTATACGTGGTGGCGGGTTAGGTAAAAAGCTCATGAGCAGATTTATTTCACAGTCCGATAAACTGGTAGTGCTGGAGGTTGAGCCACCTGAGGATGAATGGACTCGGAGAAGAATTGGTTTTTATGAACGTTTGGGATTCCATCTCAACGATTTTGAGTATGTACAGCCACCTTTGAGGGCAGGGCAGACCGATCTGAGGCTTCAAATTATGAGCTATCCGTATGCGCTGACAGAGCAGGATTTTGCGCCGTTTAGACAAATTCTATATACCGAGGTTTACGGGCTGGAATGA